Below is a genomic region from Hemiscyllium ocellatum isolate sHemOce1 chromosome 24, sHemOce1.pat.X.cur, whole genome shotgun sequence.
CTCGTGTCCCTGATGACTATGTTTCCAGGAAGTGTGACCAGTTGCAGTTCCTCATAGACCACGTTGCTTGGTTGGATCAGCAGTTGGACACACTGAGGAGCTTccaggggacagagagtgtgatggacaCTAGTTACAGGGGTGCTCCCTCAGGTAGATTGGTGACCACCAGGAAGGCAGTGCTGGAGTCCCCTGTggctattcctctctctctctaacgtgTACACCAGTTTAGGGATTGTCAGGGGGATAACCTtgcctcccccccgccccccccccacgaGGTATCACAGCAGCAGCCCAGGCCTGTGGCATCACAACTGGCTCTGCTGTTGATCAGGGTCGGGTAAGATCCAAGAAAGTGGCAATGGTAGGAGACTCACTGGTTAGGGGCATAGACAGGCATCTCTCTGGCTGGGTTCAGGGGTCTAGGGTGATGTGCTGCCTTCCTGCTGACAAGCTTGGAGCGTTTACACCAAATACTTCAAAgtcagaggtcattgtgcacattggtaccaacgccatgaacagaaagaggggaaaggtcctgcagagtgaatGCAGGGAGTTAGGAAAGAGGCTAGAAACCAGTACCTCGAGGGTAGGGATCTCTGggttgctcccagtgccatgtgctcgtGAAGCAAGGAATAGAAAGACAGGGCAGATGGATGTGTGGCTAAGGAGGTGGCGCAGTGGTCAGGGTTTCAgggtcttggatcattgggacctGGTCTGGGGCAACGGTGACCTGTACCAGAGGGATGGTTGTCCCTAAACTGGAGGGGAACCAGTATCCTCACCGGGAGGTTTGCTGGTGGGACTCGGGCGGGTTTTACCGAGAGTGGGAGGGGCATGGGAACCAAAGCAGCAGATCAGCAAGTGGAGGGATTGAGGGGAAGGTAGATGTTCGGACCAGTAACTCAGACCTGAAGGCCAGGCAGAGAGAGATCCTCATGGGCTGATGTGGGTTTATTTCAGTTGAAGGAGGGTTCTCGGGAAGGCAGGTGAGCTTCGAGCCTGGATCAGTACATGGGGGTGATGATGTTGTGGCTGTTACAGAGACGGGGTTAGGACAGGGACAGCGGATATAGGGAAAGgaaaggtttgtagggatatgggcctggagcaggctGGGGGCTGGCTGGGGCTTACACAGGCTTGGGGTCCACCTGGGGTGGGTGGGGCTAATCTGGGGTGGGTGGGGCCaacctggagtgggtgtggctAACCAGGTTGGGTGGCCTAACCTGTGGGTGGGTGGGGCTAACCTGTGGGTGGGCAGGGCTAACCTGGGTTGGGTGGTTCTTGGTGTGTGTGGGCGTGGCTTACATGGGGTTGGGCGGGTCTCGGTGTGGGGGGGCGGTGCTAACCTGGGGGTGGGTGGGTCTCGGTGTGTGTGGGCGGTGCTAACCTGGGGGTGGGCGGGTCTCGGTGTGtgtgggcggtgctgagctggtgCTGGGTGGGTTAGTCCCGGGTGGACAGGGTGAACGGACTGGGCTCCCTTGGTCAGAGTGAGAGCAGGCTGTGTCCCACATTCCCCACTGGCATGGCCCTCCAACTTTACGCTGACCTGGCCTCTCAGCCCTGTCGCTCCGTCTACCTGTTCATCAGGATCAATAACATTCCCTTTGAATTGAAGGAGGTGCGGCTGATTGCAGGTGAGGAGCTGGGAGAgagctcacactcacactcacactcacactcacactcacagggacagtgggggagggagagagagacactcacactcacactcacagggacagtgggggagggagagagacacactcacactcacactcacagggacagtggggaagggagagagacacactcacactcacactcacagggacagtgggggagggagagagacacacactcacactcacactcacactcacagggacagtgggggagggagagagacacactcacactcacactcacagggacagtgggggagggagagagctcacactcacactcacactcacagggacagtgggggagggagagagacacacactcacactcacactcacagggacagtgggggagggagagagacacacactcacactcacacacagggacagtgggggaaggagagagcacacgcacacacacactcacactcacagggacagtgggggagggagagagcagagacagggactgagaaacagagagagagagccgaGAGGGAGGGCTGatccacagagacagagagatggagagagagggagatgatgtggaggagacggtgttggactggggtggacaaagtgaaaaatcacacaacaccaggttagagtccaacaggaaGCTTGTGTTTCCAGCGAAACCTGTTGGGTTATAACCtgaagtgtgatttttaacagagagagagtgaaaccaGGCAgcgagagaaatcagagagagacagaaagagagagagggagagtgggggttggggagatgatccagtgaggcagtgtgtgtgaaacCAGAGTGATGGAAAACACAGTGAAAACCCGGAGTGAGAAATCGGAGAGAGATGATCCAGACAgtaaatgcagagagagagagtgacagcagGAGGGAGGGAACCACAGGAAGGGGGTTCGGGCTGGGCAGGCAGTGGGAGCTGGGGATTTCAGCGGGCAGCTGACTCATGGGTCTCTCTCTGTGCAGGAGAACAACATTCGGAGGAGTTTCGGAAAGTGAATCCCCTGGGAAAGGTGCCGGTGATAAAGGATGGAGAGTTCACCCTGTGCGAGAGGTAAGGTAGTTGGTGTTGTCTCGACCCTGAGGGGGTCAGGATGCCTGGAGATGGGGAGTGATGTGTGTTCTTGCTGCTGACTCTGGTTAGGAACACACTGACTTCCCCTAGGGACACTGAAAGCTGTTCCCAAACACTTGGACATGTCCCACTTTTCCTGAATCAAACGGACTccacagcaacaacattccctggATGGTCCCTGTGCAATATCGGGCAGCAggacttgcatttctgtagcacctaTCATTTCCCACAGTCCTACACTCCCACATCTCACTTCCTGAAGCATCTTCATACACAGCCATGTATTAGGAAATACAGCACATCAAATACTCCTCTGTCCCTTCCACTGAGCTGGGTCCACAGGTACGGTTTCAGACACAGCAGCTCCAACAGtgtggggctccctcagcactgaccctctgacagtgtggggctccctcagcactgaccctctgacaatgcagcactccctcagcactgaccctctgacagtgcggcactccctcactccggaccctctgacagtgtggcactccctcagcactgaccctctgacagtgtggcagtgCCTCactacggaccctctgacagtgcggcactccctcagtactgacccctgtgacagtgcggcactccctcactccagaccctctgacagtgcggcactccctcagcactgaccctctgacagtgtggcagtgCCTCactacggaccctctgacagtgtggtactccctcagtactgaccatctgacagtacggggctccctcagtactgaacctctgacagtgctgcactccctcaacactgaccctctgacagtgtggcactccctcagcactgaccctctgacagtgcggcgctccctctgcattgatcctctgacagtgaagcactccctcagtactgaccctctgacagtgcggcactccctcaacactgaccctctgacagtgcggcactccctcaacactgaccctctgacagtgtggcactccttcagcactgactgaCTGTATGATTATTCCAATTCCATGAATTGTGCTGGGGAGCCGTGATTGGTACggcttcatgcagagagtgaggTGGCGAGGGGAGAGAGTgtattgggagagagagagggggtcagagagggggggataaaagagagagaggggcaagggagagaggggcaagggagagagagagaaatgtgatTGAGAAGGCGAGGGTTATGAGGTGAAACTGTTGCATGTTGTTAAATCTGCACCGATGATTAAAATCTCCCCGTTAAAGACTCCAGCCTGGAAGGTGTATTTTCACAGCCCCTGGAGCTGTTTCCCTGTCATCAGGACAATTCCATTAACAAAGTGCTCCCACCAAAAGGACAAATCTGACCTTCCTCAAACCAGTTTTGTTGGTTGATTGATTTGACAAAGAATCCTTTGGCATAATATGTCCCAAAATACCAGATGGGAGCTTTCCCAAATTTCTGAGTGTGGTGGAAGACAGATTCGAGAACAATGACATCAGGATGTGACTGGGAGGGAGGGACGGGGtacaaactgtgtgtgtgtgacctgaGAGAAGCTGAACACAGGGACTCCGAGATCCTGGGAAATACATTGGGGATTTCAGCCCCAGGGAGTTAGTGTGAAGGACCAGAGGTGATGTTGGTGAAGGATGACTGTCTCCCTTCCTTCTGTCTCTCACAGTGTGGCGATTCTCACATACCTGGCATGTAAATACAAGACCCCTGACCACTGGTACCCAGCGGAGCTCCAGAGGCGTGCCCGAGTGGATGAGTATCTGGCCTGGCAGCACACAGCTCTGAGACCATTACCTGGGAAAATCTTCATGATGAAGGTGAGAGATTCCCAATATCCTGTTTTTGTATCAAGCAACGAGTGTTTGTGAAAGCTGAGCTGGAATATCCCCTGTTAGGTGTGTTCCCACCTTAGGGCAGGACTTGCTGTCCAATGTGGAGGGTGTTAATAACTCACAACCAAATCGAGAGAATGAGCCCAGCTTCTAATGGAGTGGGTTGATATACTTCATAGGAACCCACATGTATTTCAACACAAACTCCCATACTCTGCAAGCCACTGGGGTATTTGGTCTCTTTATCAACTTTAGAATATTGCTGAGGCTTTTTCTTTGAATAATTAACCTTTGTGTTCATAACTTCCTCCATGGAAACGCCTCAGCCAATCAGAGTTGACTTGCCCACCATCCGTGGAGTATGAATTGTTTGCCCGTTTGCAATGTGGCATTCTTGTGTTAGTCCTGACAACAGGCAGGGCAAGAGGAAAGCATTCAGAATCATCCTTTCAGCAAGGTACAACGTCAgcctgagagagtgagagggggagggagagggagagggagagggcttGGGACCATCTCTGAGTGCTGGGGCAGTGTCCCTTCAATgagttgtgtgtgtgactgagggtTAGTATCCCTCGTCAGCCCTGGGATAATCCTTGGTGAGTGGTAAGTGATGACTGAGGTTAATCGGGTTGAGTAATAAGAGATTGCTCACACACCTTTGACTGAAGCATCACAATAACCGGTTCcacagctctctctcactctctcattttctcttggTCACAttcccattctctcactctctgcacgCAGAGCGTTTCGAATATCTCATTGTTCCCAGAGCCCAGGACGGTCTCCCTGGAGAAAACGTGCCTTGTTTCTTGTTGCTCAGGAGAAATGACAAAATCACCTGGGAGCTGTTTCTGTTTACAAAGATCTTCAGTTACAGGAATAGTGTGACCATTCATTAACAGCAAAAcatccacactctcacacacacacacacacacacacaaacacattcacatgcacgcacaaacacacactctgtctctctctctctttctcacacacaatcttctctctcacactctctctcacacatacactctccctctcacattctctctctcacacacactcactctgtctctctcatacacactcactctgtctctctcacacactccctctgtctctctcactcacacacacacactctctctcacacacacacacacacacacacacactctctctctcacacatacacacattctctctgacacacacacacacacacacacacgcacacacacacaatctccacaGCCCCGGGTCCTGTGAATGAAGCTTCCCCTGCTGCCTATACTGGAGCAGGACTGGGTGCTGGCTGAGGGGGTGTCGGAACAGAAGAACTCagttacaggaatagtgctaccGTTCATTAACAGCAAAacatccacacacaaacacacacacaaacacagcctgTGTGTCTGAACGGTCAACCATTGGCAGGCTGTGGGGCTGACTAGGCCCTCGGCCTACTCTTCAGGCCTGGTCTGAAGTGACAGTCTCTGATTCTGGGCCGTGATTTCTGATTTTCTGTCTGGTTCTTGGGTCTGCAGGGTTTATTCCCAGTCATGATGGGGGCACCATGTCCTGAAGACAAGATGACAGAGGTCAAGGTTGAACTGGCCCAAGCCCTGAAGAGTTTCCAAGAGAAGTTCCTTCAGGAGAGGCCGTACATTGCTGGCTCGGAGATCTCCCTGGCTGACCTGGTGGCCATTGTTGATCTTGCGCAGGTGAGTGTCCCTGACAGAGTTGGGGGGTCGGGGGGAGGTAGTGACAAATATTCTggcatgaggaggaggaggaggtctTTTCACCCATTT
It encodes:
- the LOC132827217 gene encoding glutathione S-transferase theta-3-like isoform X2, with amino-acid sequence MMWRRRCWTGVDKVKNHTTPGEQHSEEFRKVNPLGKVPVIKDGEFTLCESVAILTYLACKYKTPDHWYPAELQRRARVDEYLAWQHTALRPLPGKIFMMKGLFPVMMGAPCPEDKMTEVKVELAQALKSFQEKFLQERPYIAGSEISLADLVAIVDLAQPLGVGYDPLEGLPALTAWRDRVKTAVGRDLFDKTHEGVLTALDTLKSLSQSQPETLAALKTNFMKYFK
- the LOC132827217 gene encoding glutathione S-transferase theta-3-like isoform X1, whose product is MALQLYADLASQPCRSVYLFIRINNIPFELKEVRLIAGEQHSEEFRKVNPLGKVPVIKDGEFTLCESVAILTYLACKYKTPDHWYPAELQRRARVDEYLAWQHTALRPLPGKIFMMKGLFPVMMGAPCPEDKMTEVKVELAQALKSFQEKFLQERPYIAGSEISLADLVAIVDLAQPLGVGYDPLEGLPALTAWRDRVKTAVGRDLFDKTHEGVLTALDTLKSLSQSQPETLAALKTNFMKYFK